DNA sequence from the Acidobacteriota bacterium genome:
GAGCGTTGACACAAACGAGTTGGCCCCGTAACATCGCGCCCGGTTAGCTTCCCTAACATGAACGCTTTACCAGGATTTAGCGCAGGCGGCGGACTCAATGTTCAACCTTGGTTTCGACGCCGCAGACAATAGTTACGGTTATGAACACACAAACTGTCCCCTCTGACATCCCCGACAAGCTGTACTTCAAAATCGGCGAAGTTTGCGACCTCGTGGGCGTGCAAGCGCATGTATTGCGCTATTGGGAGTCCGAATTCCCTTCGCTGGCCCCGCAAAAGAATCGTGCCGGCCAGCGCACCTATCGGCGCAAAGATGTCGAAATGGCCCTCCGCATCAAAGAACTGCTCTACGGCGAAGGCTTCACGATTGCCGGCGCCAAACGTAAGCTGGTGGGCGAAGGCCGCAGCACCACGGCTCGCTTCAAAGTCGTCCCACCCACCACGTCGCACCT
Encoded proteins:
- a CDS encoding MerR family transcriptional regulator; this translates as MNTQTVPSDIPDKLYFKIGEVCDLVGVQAHVLRYWESEFPSLAPQKNRAGQRTYRRKDVEMALRIKELLYGEGFTIAGAKRKLVGEGRSTTARFKVVPPTTSHLQPNVESPPYHDDFANHMPASLSANRPVSRDTLQRLRLMLEDMLTTLNRNVLD